The proteins below are encoded in one region of Belonocnema kinseyi isolate 2016_QV_RU_SX_M_011 chromosome 5, B_treatae_v1, whole genome shotgun sequence:
- the LOC117173839 gene encoding speckle-type POZ protein-like, with protein MFSSNKKEPNVDESKVNDIEPEVFMELLRYIYTGRVEKFDQLAVQIFKAAHFYEMYDLKLICEHVLMKNLPVTNVIESLKLADDYDGKEIKEQCIAFVLQNFKTVTKSAEIKRLIKTHPHLPFELLIEMGSK; from the coding sequence ATGTTTTCGAGTAACAAAAAAGAACCCAATGTAGACGAATCAAAAGTAAACGATATCGAGCCTGAAGTTTTCATGGAATTGTTAAGATATATCTACACTGGGAGGGTAGAGAAATTTGATCAATTGGCTGTTCAGATTTTTAAGGCAGCTCATTTCTATGAAATGTATGATTTAAAACTTATCTGTGAACATGTTCTGATGAAGAACTTACCTGTTACAAATGTGATTGAGAGTTTAAAATTAGCTGACGACTACGATGGAAAGGAAATAAAAGAACAATGTATTGCTTTCGTTTTGCAGAATTTTAAGACTGTGACGAAATCTGCGGAAATTAagagattgattaaaactcacccGCATCTTCCGTTTGAGTTATTGATTGAAATGGGTTCTAAGTAA